The segment TATGAATCTATTAGAACctggttactattctaggacaggttgagccAACTAAACCTCAGTGGGGAAGGGTACTTACCTTtgaactccatgcaagcctttaaacttaaggcttTTATGTGAATTGCTtgtgtttgttattaacatgtaAATGActtcataacatcataacatatcatttTCACTAACCATTTCAAGGACCGAGGAATTTATCTTTGTTCTTTGTTGCAGGTCATGGCTTCCGTTCGTAGAAATTTCATCTGAATCAGCTTTGTAAGGGTTCCTTCCCAACTTAAAGAATTGGTCTCAATGGTTCCCGAAAACTCTTAATTCACCAAAAGTCATGGTTATCTACTCAGTTTGGTTACCTCaagttttgaagaagacatgatgagagtcctgttccagttctttgatcccagGCACCACTGTTTCACCTTCCCAGATTGCCAGTTTGTACCTATAATGGAAGAGTTCTCTAAGCTACTTTATATACCCATTCTTGATCAGGTAACCTTCACAGGATTAGAGAatgttccaaaacctgaagttACTACAACAACCTTACATATGAAGAAGTCAAACATTGTGTCTAATTGGGAAACAAGGAGTGGAGTCAAAGGTTTTCTTGCTAAGTTCCTGATTGAGAAAGCTCGATTGTTCCTAAGTGCTATGAATTATCATGCTTTTGAGGAGGTATTGGCTCTATTGATatatggtttggtgttgttccctAATCTAGATCAGCTGATAGATGTGCATGCTATCAAAATATTTTTGACTCACAACCCGATACCTACTTTGCTTGGAGATATTCTGCATTTGCTTCACACTCGTACCATTAAGGAGCGAGGGACTCTCATGTGTTGCATACCTCTACTATCCAAGTGGTTTACTTTGCACCTTCCCCGATCCGTGTTGaagaatgaacaaaggatgcagtGGTCTCGAAGGATAATGTCACTCTCCCAGTCAGATATCCATTGGTGTGCCCGATCTTAGGAGGACATCACTATTATTGATCATTGTAGGgaattccctaatgtgccacGCCTTGGTATTAGGGGAAGTATCACTTATAATCCTTCATTAGCTCTACACCAGTTTGGTTACGCTCGAGGGgatggtcctcacgacatgattattCAGGGTATTGTGTTTAATTACGAAGATGATCCTCAAGGTTACCGTCAAAGGTTTATACGCGCATGGAATAAGGTGTATAAGGTTGATAGCAAGACGTTGGGAAGAAAGAACTCAATTCTTTTGGGGCCTTACCTCGGATGGATGCACGCTCGTGCTCGAGATCTTATTATGCCATATCATGTTGTCCTACCAGTGATTATTGAACCTGAGTTTGAAGGAGATGTTCCTCAAGTTATTCTTCATCCAGACATGCCTACTAATCTTGAAGAGCTACAAAAATCTTGGATTCAACTGAAAGAGGACAGAGATACCTTTGAGACTCAATTTTATGCCAATGAAAAGAAGGTGTTAGAGATCACAAAGCGACTTCACGAAGAACAGAGCATTAATGCATATGTTGGCACAAAGAGAaggcgtccatgggagacctaagaagcttttattatttgttattataacttgttCTTGTTCCTCTTTCTTTGTAAGCCCAAAGTGGCAGTGATAACTATAACTTGATAATATCTAATAAacgtttctcttttgttttgtttaaacaaagTTAAATTCTtgaggtccttgaaaacattgcatatgcatttgcataccaTTCATAACACTGCATAACATGCTTCCACAACGGGTTTCTCATGCTCTTGTTGTTTATTTCAGCCCGAATGGCTCTCGAACAGACTGTTAAAGATCTCCAGGCCCATAATGCTCAGTTTTAAGAGATGTTCCTAAGCTTAGCCAAAGGACAAGAAGAACTGAAGGCGCTCATCGCCAAGAAGGGTAAGAAGAAGACTAAGAAGCAAGTTGGTCTCCTTaatatgggaagaagattcaaaggtcaGATTAAGCAGGTTAAGGACCTTGAGATCCTTGTAGATAGTGACAATGACCAGGAAGATAATGCTAGCATCAAGACTGAGGGGAAAAGCAATCATGGTTCTGGAAAACCttctgaggaagaagaggagtaTTACTATGAAGAAGAACAATACCAACATGTCGATAAGAAGTACAAGCTTTTAGAAGAGCGTCTAAAGGCTATGGAAATTCAAAAAGTGCGTCTGAGGAATTTGGTATAGTTTCGGGGGTTGTTATCCCTCCTAAGTTCAAAACTCCAACTTTTGCTAAGTACGACGGTGTTTCTTGCcctaagatgcacttgaggtcttatgtgcgtaagattcagcctcatactacTGATTAGAAGTTGTGGgttcatttctttcaagagagtcTATGTGGAACTTAACTGGAATTGTTATATCAGCTAGAAGGGACCAATATTCATACCTGGTATGATATAGCTGTCGCTTTCTACAAACAATACCAGTATAATGCTGACCTCGCGCCAACCCGTATGCAGTTGCAGAATATTTCCATGGGTTCTAATGTAAGTTTCAAATAGTACAcccaaaaatggagagatctggcAGACAGGGTTCAACCTCCTttagctgacagagagttggttgaTATGGTCATGAGCACACTAACCggtcctttctatagccatttacttggaagctcgTCATCCGGTTTCACCGATCTGATAATGATAGGGGAGCGCGTTGAAAGTGGAATTCGAAGTTGTAAAATCCAAGTAGCTACATCTTCAGGTACTTCAAAGAAGCTGTTTAATGGGAAAAAGGATTCAAATGCTTTGTACGGCCATAAGGTTTGTAATAAGAGTGACCGCAACCAATCTGTGGGAGCAGTTCTGATCTCTAATCCTACACCTATGCagcaaaatcaacaacaaaataaTCAGCGTAAGTAGGACACACCCAGGAGGAAatttacaaagatcaacatgtcctTCGCTCAGGCGTTGCAACATATGTTGAAAGTGGAGctgattacattgaaagatcctcctcAGGATCCAAATACTTCCTCTCCTCACTACAATCCAAAtgcaaggtgtgcatatcacttcAACTATTCGGGACATGACACTAACAGTTGTTgggcattgaaaaataaaattgaggatatgATTGATGCTAGGGAGATTGAGTTTGACCCTCTCGAGACTCCTAATGTGATTACCTCTCCCATTCATAATCATGAAAAGATCGTTAGCACTATTAATGATGGTTCTTATGTTTTCTACTGTTGACGACTTGGTAACTCCTCTATCAATTGTTAAGAAGAATTTGTTGCAAGCCGGTTTATTTTTGGGTTGCGTTGAAAACTGCCACTACTGTGCCTCTCAGTCCACTGGTTGTATGAAGCTGAAAGAAGGCATTCAGCGTCAGATGGACAACCGTACTATACTATTTGAGAAGACTCCTTTTGTAGAGGGCTTGTGTGAAAGTTTTTCCCAAGGTCTGAAGCTTGAGGATGTATATATGGTTACTAATTCCAAAACTCCTTTGAAGATAACCTCTAAAGGTCCTGTGAAGATTACTGTCGAGCCTAAAGTGGCTCCCCTGATTATTACTATGCCCGATCCGATTCCATATTCCTATGACAAGgctatcccttggaattatggtgccgATGTTTACGTTCATGGCGTCAAGCAAGAACCTTTGACCGATGAAACTACTTAAGTTACTAATCCCGATGTCGACAATATCGTTGGGACTAGTAAGGTTACCCGAAGTGGAAGGATTTTATCCCTAGAAATCTCTCTGAAGACTATTACTACTCCAGCTCGTATCTCTGCCTCCGAGCGATTAATAAGACTCGAGGCAAAGAACCAGTGATTGAGCCTGCCCAAATGGAGACCTCGGGTGAAACTACTATCGAAGATTCTTCCAAGGAAGAAATGGAGGAAGTGCTGAAGATTATCCGCAAGAGTGACTACAATGTTGTTGAATAGTTGGGGCATACCCCCTCCAAGATCTCTGTTGTTATGCTCATGATTTGGTTAAGTTTATGAAATTTGCGCATGTGCCACAAGAAATCTCCGTTGATCAGTTTGAGAATTGAGTTGCTAGCTTGACGGCCGATAATGGGTTAGGCTTTTCTAATGCCAATCTAACTCCCACGGGCAggaatcacaacaaagccctgcaTGTCTCTATTGAATGGAGGGGAACCACTCTCTCTCATATGTTAGTGGATAATGGTTCCTCTTTGAATGTGTTATCGAAGGCTGTTCTTGACAAACTTGATTACAAAGGGATTATGTTGAAGCCTAGTGACGTTGTGGTGAGAGCCTTCGATGGTTCGAAAAGAATGGTGCATGGAGAGGTTGATCTCCCAATTAGAGTGGGTTATCAGGTATTTGAATATACTTTCTATGTAATGGATATTTGTCCCGCCTATTCCTGTTTGCTTgggcgcccttggatacatgaggCAGTCACTATGACTTCTACcttacatcagaagttgaagtatcccacgaaaggcaagattgtcaccatgcgtggtgaagaagaatatgtggttagtcattTGAATACTTTCAAGTATGTtaagatggatggtgaattcctTGATACTCCATGTTAGACATTTGAATTGGTTCCTCAGACAGTTCTTGTGGCTAAGCCGGTTCCTACCGTTCCCAAGATTACTAGGGTacctcctacaatggcttctctaAAGGATGCTAGGGATGTGGTTCAAGAAGGTGGTTGTACTATTTGGGTTCAACTTCCTAACATTCCTTACAAGTCTGACAAATTTGGGTTGGGTTTCACTTCAGAGGCTTAGAAGGCTCTTCGTCGTGCTCGTGCTACCCGTATCACCAACAATGGAGTTCATAAGGATCAAGCCAATGTTACAGACACTGATTGTGACCTAGACATTTGGATCTTTCCTGCCATTGGCAGCGGGCTCAACAATTGGAAGGTTGGAGACATTATTCGTATCTCCTTTAGTCAGGAGCAAATGCTATTTTCTATTCTTCTTATTTTTGAAGTTTTGGTTATGTAATTTGAACAATAAAACTTTTAAGCCTTGTGCCTTGCCCGGGGCATAATAGTCCATTTGTTAGGGTTGTCATTTCAtcgcatattttcattcaataaatcgTTGGAGGTTTTGCATTCAAATTTTGCGCTCTTTGTCttgcttttaatttttttcattttcaaatagctaggtgttcttacacacactcaAGTAACGAAttgcagatccatatccactctggatcccgCTGATGACAATTATGCCATTGCCAATTATGACTTCAAAAATctgatctaccaagccgaggacgaagctgaggaagattgtgaagtgcctagagaactttcTTGACTATTACATCAAGAAGAAAGAGCCATACAGCCGCATGAGGAGCAGTCGAGGTTGTGAATCTAGGTACTGAAGAGGGCAAGAGAGAAATCAAGGTAGGAGCTGATCTAGATAATAATGTCAAGAAGAGGTTAATCCAGATGTTACACGACTATGTCGAGATCTTTGCCTGATCTTACAAAGATATGCCAGGACTGGATACTGATATGGTGGTACAATATCTACCGATGAAAGAAGGTTGTCATCCTATATAAAGCAAAAGGTTCATCGTATGCGTCCCAAGATGTCAGAAAAGATCAAAGTCGAGGTTATGAAGCAATTCAATGCAGGTTTTCTAGCTGTTACATCATATTCTCAGTGAGTTGCAAATGTGGTGCCAATGCCTAAGAAGGATGGTAAGGTTCGTATGTGTGTGGACTACCGGGATTTAAAcagggcaagccccaaagatgactTTCCGATTCCACATATTGATGTTCTGGTAGACAACACTGCTTAGCACAAGTTTCATGGATAGTTTCTCGGgttataatcaaatcaagatggcacctgaaggcACGGAGAAGACTACATTTGTTACACAACGGGACACCTTTTTTTACATGGTAATGCCATTTGGTTTgaagaatgcaggggcaacataccaGCGTTAGGCTATGATTGctttattccatgatatgatccatcaCGAGATAGAGGTATAGGttgacgacatgatagccaagtctcAGACTGAAGAAGAACACCTTGATCacttacacaagctgtttgagaggttgaagaaataaaagttgagattgaatccaaacaagttcaCCTTTGGAGTAAGATTAGGTAAACTcctaggtttcattgtcagtggtaagggtattgaagttgatccagCAAAGGttaaagctatacaagagatgcccgCTCCACATAATGAGAAGAAAGTCAAAGGTTTCTTGAGACGTTTGAACTACATTGCAAGATTTATTTCCCATTTGACtactacttgtgagccaatctttaagttactgaagaaagatcaagtagtgaagTGGAACGACGACTGCCAGAtagcctttgacaagatcaagGAGTACTTACAAGAACCTATGATTCTAATGGCACTAGTTGAAGGAATACCTCTAATCATGTACCTAACACTGTTagagaattcaatggggtgtgtattggggcaacatgacaagtctggtcgaaaagagctcgcaatatactaccttagcaaaaagtttaccgactgagAAACAAGATagtcactgctcgagaaaacttgttgcgcTTTTGCATGGGCTGCttgccgactaagacagtatatgttgactcataaTATCTTATTGATCTCTAAGATGGATCATATCAAATACATATTTGAGAAACATGCTCTTTTCGGATGAATAGAAAGATGGCAGATGGTTTTAACAGAGTACGATATTCAGAATACAATGAAGAAAGCAATCAAATGAAGTATATTGGCAGATCATTTGGCTCATCAAGCTGTGGATGACGACCAGTCTATGAATTTTGAGTTCCCAGATGAGAACATCATGCTTGTTACTGATCATGAAGAACCTGGACCATATGAAGGACCCGAAcaaggatcccgatggactatggttttcgatggagcgtctaacgcacttggcaatggtATTGGTGTTGTGATTGTCTCTCCTAAAGGTGGCCATACCCCGTTTACCGCCAGACTATGCTTTGACTGTACCAATAATATGGCCGAATATGAAGTGTGCATTATGGGTCTCAAGGATGCCATTGACCTGAGAATCAAATTCCTAGATGTGTATGGGGCACAATGTATCTCAATCTCATTCCTTATCGAGAGCATGTGCTGACTTTGATTTCGTACTTTGAAGAGAGTACTTTTGAAAATATTCCACGAGAAAAGAAATAGTTGGCAGACACGTTAGCTACCATGTCACCTATGTTCAAAGTCGGATGGGATAACGAGGCTCCCCGGATTACTATTGACAGATTAGACGAACCGGCGTACTATTGTGAAGTTGATACTGACAGAGTAGAAGAGAACCCTTGGTTCCATGAAgtgaaaagatatctcgaagctaaggagtaccctgaaggggcatctatcaatgataagaagtttctgaggaGGTTCGCTGCCAAGTTCTTCCTGAATAACAGTATTCTATACAAGCGTAACCACGATTCAACCTTGCTTCGTTGCGTAGGCAAGAAGGAAGTAgaagagattatggaagatatgCATGACGGTATCTTTGGCACTCactccagtggacatacaatggctaaaaagattctgatagcaggttactactggtctaccatggaaactaattgtcatcatcattccagaacttgtcacaagtgccatatctatgctgacaaagtaaATGTATCTCCGATTCCATCGAATGCTTTGATtactccttggccttttgcaacgtggggcatcgatatgattggagaaattaagcctactacttccaatggacatcgtttcatccttgtTGCTATCGATTACTTTAcgaagtgggtagaggcagcctcgttcgcttctgttaccaagaatctTGTGGCTCAGTTCATCATGCATAATCTCATTTgttggtatggcatccctgaaaggattatCATAGAAAACGGTACTAATCTGAATAATActatgattactgaactctgcacgcagtttaagattaagcatcacaattcttctccatatcgaccaaagatgaatggcgcagtggaagccgccaacaagaatattaagaagatcttGCAAGAGATGACGATGacatacaaagactggcatgagatgttaccattttctcttcatggttatcgcacctcagtacgtacctcaacaggggcaacccctttctctttAGTTTATGGTATGAAGGCAGTTTTACCtattgaagttcagattccttccctaaggattatgaaagatgCAGACTTAGACAAAGACGAATGGGTTCAGACTCGACTTGATCAGATAAATTTGATTGACGAGAAGAGGCTCACGGCTGTCTGTTATGGCCAGATGTatcaaaagcgtatgatcaaagcctttaaCAAGAAATTCAAGCAC is part of the Vicia villosa cultivar HV-30 ecotype Madison, WI unplaced genomic scaffold, Vvil1.0 ctg.000903F_1_1, whole genome shotgun sequence genome and harbors:
- the LOC131632081 gene encoding uncharacterized protein LOC131632081, which codes for MEEFSKLLYIPILDQVTFTGLENVPKPEVTTTTLHMKKSNIVSNWETRSGVKGFLAKFLIEKARLFLSAMNYHAFEEVLALLIYGLVLFPNLDQLIDVHAIKIFLTHNPIPTLLGDILHLLHTRTIKERGTLMCCIPLLSKWFTLHLPRSVLKNEQRMQWSRRIMSLSQSDIHWEFPNVPRLGIRGSITYNPSLALHQFGYARGDGPHDMIIQGIVFNYEDDPQGYRQRFIRAWNKVYKVDSKTLGRKNSILLGPYLGWMHARARDLIMPYHVVLPVIIEPEFEGDVPQVILHPDMPTNLEELQKSWIQLKEDRDTFETQFYANEKKVLEITKRLHEEQSINAYVGTKRRRPWET